In Panthera uncia isolate 11264 chromosome B4, Puncia_PCG_1.0, whole genome shotgun sequence, one genomic interval encodes:
- the FZD8 gene encoding frizzled-8, translating to MEWGYLLEVTSLLAALALLQRSSGAAAASAKELACQEITVPLCKGIGYNYTYMPNQFNHDTQDEAGLEVHQFWPLVEIQCSPDLKFFLCSMYTPICLEDYKKPLPPCRSVCERAKAGCAPLMRQYGFAWPDRMRCDRLPEQGNPDTLCMDYNRTDLTTAAPNPPRRLPPPPPGEQPPSGSGHGRPPGARPPSRGRGGGGVDAAAPPTRGGGGGGGGKARPPGGGSAPCEPGCQCRAPMVSVSSERHPLYNRVKTGQIANCALPCHNPFFSQDERAFTVFWIGLWSVLCFVSTFATVSTFLIDMERFKYPERPIIFLSACYLPGGRGEYEELGAVEQHVRYETTGPALCTVVFLLVYFFGMASSIWWVILSLTWFLAAGMKWGNEAIAGYSQYFHLAAWLVPSVKSIAVLALSSVDGDPVAGICYVGNQSLDNLRGFVLAPLVIYLFIGTMFLLAGFVSLFRIRSVIKQQGGPTKTHKLEKLMIRLGLFTVLYTVPAAVVVACLFYEQHNRPRWEATHNCPCLRDLQPDQARRPDYAVFMLKYFMCLVVGITSGVWVWSGKTLESWRALCTRCCWASKGASGGAGAGAAGGGGVPGGGGGVGSGGGGVPGGGAGSLYSDVSTGLTWRSGTASSVSYPKQMPLSQV from the exons ATGGAGTGGGGTTACCTGTTGGAAGTGACCTCTTTGCTGGCCGCCTTGGCGCTGTTGCAGCGCTCGAGCGGTGCGGCGGCTGCCTCGGCTAAGGAGCTGGCTTGCCAAGAGATCACCGTGCCGCTGTGCAAGGGCATCGGCTACAACTACACGTACATGCCCAACCAGTTCAACCACGACACGCAGGACGAGGCGGGCCTTGAGGTGCACCAGTTCTGGCCGCTAGTAGAGATCCAGTGCTCGCCCGACCTCAAGTTCTTCCTGTGCAGCATGTACACGCCCATCTGCCTGGAGGACTACAAGAAGCCCCTGCCTCCTTGCCGCTCGGTCTGCGAGCGCGCCAAGGCCGGCTGCGCACCCCTCATGCGCCAGTACGGCTTCGCCTGGCCCGATCGCATGCGCTGCGACCGGCTGCCGGAGCAGGGCAACCCCGACACGCTGTGCATGGACTACAACCGCACCGACCTCACCACAGCCGCACCCAATCCGCCGCGCCGcctgccgccgccgcccccgggTGAGCAGCCGCCCTCCGGCAGTGGCCACGGCCGCCCGCCCGGGGCCAGGCCCCCGTCCCGCGGCAGGGGCGGTGGCGGCGTGGACGCAGCGGCGCCCCCCacgcgcggcggcggcggcggcggcggcgggaagGCGCGGCCCCCTGGCGGCGGCTCCGCTCCCTGCGAGCCGGGCTGCCAGTGCCGCGCGCCCATGGTGAGCGTGTCCAGCGAGCGGCACCCCCTCTACAACCGCGTCAAGACCGGCCAGATTGCCAACTGCGCGCTGCCCTGCCACAACCCCTTCTTCAGCCAGGACGAACGCGCCTTCACCGTCTTCTGGATCGGCCTGTGGTCTGTGCTGTGCTTCGTGTCCACCTTCGCCACCGTCTCCACCTTCCTCATCGACATGGAACGCTTCAAGTATCCTGAGCGGCCCATTATCTTCCTGTCGGCCTGCTACCTC CCTGGCGGGCGCGGCGAGTACGAAGAACTGGGCGCTGTGGAGCAGCACGTGCGCTACGAGACCACGGGCCCGGCGCTGTGCACCGTGGTCTTCTTGCTCGTGTACTTCTTCGGCATGGCCAGCTCCATCTGGTGGGTGATCCTGTCGCTCACGTGGTTCCTGGCGGCGGGCATGAAATGGGGCAATGAGGCCATCGCTGGCTACTCGCAGTACTTCCACCTGGCCGCGTGGCTCGTGCCCAGCGTCAAGTCTATCGCCGTCCTGGCGCTCAGCTCCGTGGACGGCGACCCGGTGGCCGGCATCTGCTACGTGGGCAACCAGAGCCTCGACAACCTGCGCGGCTTCGTGCTAGCGCCGCTCGTCATCTACCTCTTCATCGGCACCATGTTCCTGCTGGCCGGCTTCGTGTCGCTCTTCCGCATCCGCTCAGTCATCAAGCAGCAGGGCGGCCCCACCAAGACGCACAAACTGGAGAAGCTCATGATCCGCCTGGGTCTCTTCACTGTACTCTACACCGTGCCCGCCGCCGTCGTGGTCGCCTGCCTCTTCTATGAGCAGCACAACCGCCCGCGCTGGGAGGCCACGCACAACTGCCCGTGTCTGCGGGACCTGCAGCCAGACCAAGCGCGCCGGCCCGACTACGCCGTCTTCATGCTCAAGTACTTCATGTGCCTCGTGGTGGGCATCACCTCGGGCGTGTGGGTCTGGTCCGGCAAGACTCTCGAGTCGTGGCGCGCCCTGTGCACCCGCTGCTGCTGGGCCAGCAAGGGTGCTTCGGGGGGCGCAGGCGCTGGGGCCgcaggggggggtggggtgccggGAGGTGGTGGGGGCGTGGGGTCCGGTGGGGGCGGGGTCCCGGGCGGTGGGGCGGGATCCCTCTACAGCGACGTCAGCACCGGCCTGACGTGGCGATCTGGCACGGCCAGCTCCGTGTCTTATCCAAAGCAAATGCCATTGTCCCAGGTCTga